Proteins from a single region of Xiphophorus maculatus strain JP 163 A chromosome 22, X_maculatus-5.0-male, whole genome shotgun sequence:
- the edaradd gene encoding ectodysplasin-A receptor-associated adapter protein isoform X2 — MAEFSLEANYPVQVTDPHDAVTLHLSSMASGYLHPSSQDKIRQPVEDMEDCTCPTSTSPDCPKQLQILASPCEKCCCPAPPPKISDLMNDKDLLDSLRLKLDPNHCTIKNWKNFASRWGMSYDELTLLEHRTQGSLSHSPTQEFLLRYNQKTVTELTELCRIYQRIDVLRLLQSWIEKDWPSRWQQTH; from the exons ATGCTGTGACATTACATCTTAGCTCCATGGCCTCTGGGTACCTGCACCCCTCCTCTCAAGACAAGATCAGACAG CCAGTTGAAGATATGGAGGACTGCACTTGCCCAACATCTACTTCACCag ACTGTCCCAAACAACTGCAGATTCTCGCCAGCCCTTGTGAAAAATGCTGCTGCCCGGCGCCCCCGCCCAAGATCAGCGACCTCATGAACGACAAAGACCTGCTGGACTCGCTGCGGCTGAAGCTGGACCCAAACCACTGCACCATCAAAAACTGGAAGAACTTTGCGAGCCGCTGGGGAATGAGCTATGACGAACTCACCCTGCTGGAGCATCGGACCCAGGGCTCCCTGTCTCACAGCCCCACCCAGGAGTTCCTGCTGCGCTACAACCAGAAGACGGTCACCGAGCTCACCGAACTGTGCCGCATCTATCAGCGCATTGACGTGCTGCGGCTGCTGCAAAGCTGGATAGAAAAGGACTGGCCGTCACGTTGGCAGCAGACTCACTAA
- the LOC102218570 gene encoding neuroblast differentiation-associated protein AHNAK-like, translating to MSGESKSASISGSLALDDSGEGLSIKGNAENTIAAKSDLKAEEDIVVATINLSDLDESDVRNILETLKPYERNIKVLTKKDLSAGVGLDSLGLGLKNSTEGLLKSGLSLDSSADLPAVSFNGLSGGLNAEHGLGGKITGPSLTGDLPKLSLNKPSADAGAAVTMPSIGLSGPDMKADIDGSLKTPDVSVSAPQVKMPNASLKVDKPDLKSGELQAPKFKVPNFKLPKIEPSKTEMDVSGDLDLPSVSGKVDAPNLNLSTPKSSFSGGLNAEHGVDGKITGPSLTGDLPKLSLNKPSADAGAAVTMPSIGLSGSDMKADIDGSLKTPDVSVSAPKVKMPNASLKVGKPHLKSGEYQAPQFNMPNFKLPKIEPPETEMDVSGEVDLPSVSGKVDAPNLNLSTPKSHFNKPNLEFNEPKVNLNDPDLKFEAPNADIEAPSGKIKWPHLKWKSGKVKGPDTDLDAEISVPDANLPMAKVDGDLDVDIDFPKADIKGPEVDVDSPSGKINWPHLKWKKPKFHGSKDSLDIDANIDPADVNLSLPKVKGELDPPDVDINLPKADIKGPDLDVHTPDIDVESTAGKVNWPHLKWKKPKVQGLAVDGDLNTPDANLASPKIEGDINVPKAELNLPKADLTAPDVDAPSGKINWPHQKWKKPKGHGPKAEVDAGWNTPDVNLSTPKIDGKINSPDLDLNLPKADVDIGKPEMDIDPPSGKIKFPTLKKPKWSLSQPKVNGPDVDLDADLSGPDLDLSTPKIDGKINSPDVDLNLPKADVDIKKPKMDINSKSGKVKFPTLKKPKWSLSQPKVNGPDVDLDADLSGPDLDLSAPKIDGKINSPDVDLNLPKADVDIKKPEMDINPPSGKIKFPTLKKPKWSLSQPKINGPDVDLDADLSGPDLNLSAPKIDGKINSPDFDLNLPNADVDIKKPEMDINPKSGKVKFPTLKKPKWSLSQPKVNGPDVDLDADLSGPGLDLSAPKIDGKINSPDFDLNLPKADVDIKKPEMDINPKSGKIKFPTLKKPKWSLSQPKVNGPDIDLDADLSGPDLDLSAPKIDGKINSPDIGLNLPKADVDIEKPEMDIDPPSGKIKLPTLKKPKWSLSQPKVNGPDVDLDADLSGPDLDLSTPKIDGKINSPDFDLNLPKADVDIEKPEMDIDPPSGKIKLPTLKKPKWSLSQPKVNGPDIDLDADLSGPDLDLSAPKIDGKINSPDIGLNLPKADADIEKPEMDIDPPSGKIKLPTLKKPKWSLSQPKINGPDIDLDADLSGPDLDLSAPKIEGEIHTPDLNLKAPKTQLQSQKFDLNAKLPNTELEVPDVTIKSPNLHTNPPNLALKAPDGQIKTPDLELDPLLGDFKMPHFKVPALDLSSSNAGIDAPKVNLSNPTADASISVPAVELNGPKVEGRKVDINAPGVDANVEKSRFPHFKMPKLSFLGPKVKTGEVNASASDVDDDDDDDSNVETDVPIFRLHSLPKSTFDGFGDFSDAFGLSKCDNEEQDFVVRKGIKLPVSNTATATGKIDIMQILRLSKEKPSSVSPTEDANLRLAAPGLDVSASAEAEDSSLGTLKIENPGSVEGSADENQRLSQGLANMLCLGSDDPDAV from the exons atg AGCGGAGAAAGCAAGAGTGCAAGCATTTCAGGAAGCCTGGCTCTGGATGACTCTGGGGAAGGACTCTCCATTAAAGGGAATGCAGAGAACACTATTGCTGCCAAAAGTGACCTAAAAGCAG AGGAGGATATTGTCGTCGCCACGATAAATCTAAGCGACCTCGACGAAAGTGATGTGCGTAACATCCTGGAGACCCTAAAGCCGTATGAACGCAATATTAAGGTTCTGACGAAAAAGGACCTGAGTGCTGGTGTTGGGCTTGACTCGTTAGGATTGGGTCTGAAAAACTCTACAGAG GGGCTATTAAAGTCAGGTCTTTCACTGGATTCATCAGCTGACCTGCCAGCGGTTTCCTTCAACGGCCTTAGTGGAGGGCTAAATGCTGAACATGGACTGGGTGGTAAAATAACTGGCCCCTCTCTCACCGGAGACCTCCCCAAACTCAGCCTTAATAAACCATCGGCCGATGCTGGTGCTGCAGTCACAATGCCGTCTATAGGACTATCAGGACCAGATATGAAAGCAGATATAGACGGCTCACTTAAAACGCCTGATGTCAGCGTGTCAGCTCCGCAAGTCAAGATGCCAAATGCATCCTTGAAAGTTGATAAACCAGATTTGAAATCAGGTGAACTCCAGGCCCCAAAGTTCAAAGTGCCAAACTTCAAACTGCCAAAAATTGAAccatcaaaaacagaaatggatgTCTCTGGTGACTTGGATCTTCCATCTGTAAGTGGAAAGGTAGATGCACCAAATCTCAACTTATCAACTCCAAAGTCAAGTTTTAGTGGAGGGCTAAATGCTGAACATGGGGTGGATGGTAAAATAACTGGCCCCTCTCTCACCGGAGACCTCCCCAAACTCAGCCTTAATAAGCCATCGGCCGATGCTGGTGCTGCAGTCACAATGCCGTCTATAGGACTATCAGGATCAGATATGAAAGCAGATATAGACGGCTCACTTAAAACGCCTGATGTCAGTGTGTCGGCTCCAAAAGTCAAGATGCCAAATGCATCCTTGAAAGTTGGTAAACCACATTTGAAATCAGGTGAATACCAGGCCCCACAGTTCAATATGCCAAACTTCAAATTGCCCAAAATTGAACCACCAGAAACAGAAATGGATGTCTCTGGTGAGGTGGATCTTCCATCTGTAAGTGGAAAGGTAGACGCACCAAATCTCAATTTATCGACTccaaagtcacattttaataAGCCAAATTTGGAATTCAATGAGCCAAAAGTAAATTTGAATGACCCTGACCTAAAATTTGAAGCCCCCAATGCTGATATTGAGGCACCTTCAGGCAAAATCAAGTGGCcacatttaaaatggaaaagtggCAAAGTTAAAGGACCAGATACTGACCTAGATGCTGAAATTTCAGTACCTGATGCCAATCTGCCCATGGCAAAGGTTGATGGGGATTTAGATGTCGATATTGACTTTCCCAAAGCAGACATTAAAGGCCCTGAGGTAGATGTTGATTCCCCTTCTGGTAAAATCAACTGGCCCCACTTAAAGTGGAAGAAACCAAAATTTCATGGCTCAAAGGATAGTTTGGATATAGATGCAAATATTGATCCTGCAGATGTTAACCTTTCTCTTCCAAAGGTGAAGGGGGAGCTTGATCCCCCAGATGTTGATATAAACCTGCCAAAGGCAGATATTAAAGGCCCAGACCTTGATGTGCACACCCCAGACATTGATGTAGAATCTACAGCCGGTAAAGTCAACTGGCCTCATTTGAAATGGAAGAAACCTAAAGTTCAAGGCTTGGCAGTAGATGGAGATCTAAACACACCAGATGCAAATCTAGCATCTCCAAAAATTGAGGGTGATATTAATGTTCCCAAAGCTGAACTGAATCTTCCCAAAGCTGACCTCACAGCTCCAGATGTTGATGCCCCCTCAGGAAAAATCAACTGGCCTcatcagaaatggaaaaaacctAAAGGTCATGGCCCAAAAGCTGAAGTGGACGCGGGTTGGAATACACCAGATGTTAATCTCTCAACTCCAAAGATCGATGGTAAAATTAACTCACCAGATCTTGATCTGAATTTACCTAAAGCTGATGTTGACATTGGGAAACCAGAAATGGACATTGATCCTCCATCTGGAAAGATCAAATTCCCCACGTTGAAAAAGCCAAAGTGGTCACTCTCTCAACCGAAGGTAAACGGTCCTGATGTTGATTTAGATGCTGATCTCTCTGGTCCCGATCTTGATCTCTCAACTCCCAAGATCGATGGTAAAATTAACTCACCAGATGTTGATCTGAATTTACCTAAAGCTGATGTTGACATTAAGAAACCAAAGATGGACATTAATTCTAAATCTGGAAAGGTCAAATTTCCCACGTTGAAAAAGCCAAAGTGGTCACTCTCTCAACCGAAGGTAAACGGTCCTGATGTCGATTTAGATGCTGATCTCTCTGGCCCTGATCTTGATCTCTCAGCTCCCAAGATCGATGGTAAAATTAACTCACCAGATGTTGATCTGAATTTACCTAAAGCTGATGTTGACATTAAGAAACCAGAGATGGACATCAATCCTCCATCTGGAAAGATCAAATTCCCCACGTTGAAAAAGCCAAAGTGGTCACTCTCTCAACCGAAGATAAATGGTCCTGATGTTGATTTAGATGCTGATCTCTCTGGTCCTGATCTTAATCTCTCAGCTCCCAAGATCGATGGTAAAATTAACTCGCCAGACTTTGATCTGAATTTACCTAACGCTGATGTTGACATTAAGAAACCAGAAATGGACATTAATCCTAAATCTGGAAAGGTCAAATTTCCCACGTTGAAAAAGCCAAAGTGGTCACTCTCTCAACCGAAGGTAAACGGTCCTGATGTTGATTTAGATGCTGATCTCTCTGGTCCTGGTCTTGATCTCTCAGCTCCCAAGATCGATGGTAAAATTAACTCACCAGACTTTGATCTGAATTTACCTAAAGCTGATGTTGACATTAAGAAACCAGAAATGGACATTAATCCTAAATCTGGAAAGATCAAATTTCCCACATTGAAAAAGCCAAAGTGGTCACTCTCTCAACCGAAGGTAAACGGTCCTGATATCGATTTAGATGCTGATCTCTCTGGCCCTGATCTTGATCTCTCAGCTCCCAAGATCGATGGTAAAATTAACTCACCAGACATTGGTCTGAATTTACCTAAAGCTGATGTTGACATTGAGAAACCAGAGATGGACATTGATCCTCCATCTGGAAAGATCAAATTGCCCACGTTGAAAAAGCCAAAGTGGTCACTCTCTCAACCGAAGGTAAACGGTCCTGATGTTGATTTAGATGCTGATCTCTCTGGTCCTGATCTTGATCTCTCAACTCCAAAGATCGATGGTAAAATTAACTCACCAGACTTTGATCTGAATTTACCTAAAGCTGATGTTGACATTGAGAAACCAGAGATGGACATTGATCCTCCATCTGGAAAGATCAAATTGCCCACATTGAAAAAGCCAAAGTGGTCACTCTCTCAACCGAAGGTAAATGGTCCTGATATCGATTTAGATGCTGATCTCTCTGGCCCTGATCTTGATCTCTCAGCTCCCAAGATCGATGGTAAAATTAACTCACCAGACATTGGTCTGAATTTACCTAAAGCTGATGCTGACATTGAGAAACCAGAAATGGACATTGATCCTCCATCTGGAAAGATCAAATTGCCCACATTGAAAAAGCCAAAGTGGTCACTCTCTCAACCGAAGATAAATGGTCCTGATATTGATTTAGATGCTGATCTCTCTGGCCCTGATCTTGACCTCTCAGCTCCGAAGATTGAAGGTGAAATACACACACCAGACCTGAATCTAAAAGCACCCAAAACACAACTGCAAAGCCAAAAGTTTGATCTCAATGCCAAGTTGCCAAACACTGAACTGGAAGTACCTGATGTCACAATAAAATCTCCAAATTTGCATACCAACCCACCAAACCTAGCCCTTAAAGCACCTGATGGACAGATAAAAACACCAGATCTAGAGTTAGATCCACTTCTTGGAGACTTCAAAATGCCTCATTTCAAGGTCCCAGCACTTGATCTTTCAAGTTCGAATGCAGGAATTGATGCACCCAAAGTTAACTTGAGCAATCCTACAGCTGATGCCAGCATTTCTGTTCCTGCAGTGGAACTGAATGGACCAAAGGTGGAAGGACGCAAAGTTGACATTAACGCTCCAGGTGTAGATGCCAATGTTGAGAAGTCCAGATTCCCACATTTCAAAATGCCAAAGTTAAGCTTTTTAGGACCTAAGGTGAAAACTGGAGAGGTCAATGCCAGTGCAAGTGATGtcgatgatgacgatgatgatgattcAAATGTTGAAACTGATGTTCCTATCTTCAGATTACATTCGCTACCCAAATCAACCTTTGATGGCTTTGGTGATTTTTCTGATGCATTTGGCTTATCAAAATGTGACAATGAAGAACAGGACTTTGTTGTAAGAAAAGGGATAAAACTACCAGTAAGTAATACAGCAACAGCAACGGGCAAGATTGATATTATGCAGATACTGAGACTGTCAAAGGAAAAACCCTCCAGTGTCTCACCAACGGAAGATGCTAATCTGAGACTTGCTGCTCCTGGTTTAGATGTCAGTGCCTCTGCAGAAGCAGAAGATTCCTCTCTAGGtactttaaaaatagaaaatcctGGGTCTGTAGAGGGTTCAGCAGATGAAAATCAAAGACTATCCCAGGGTCTTGCCAATATGCTTTGTCTTGGCTCTGATGATCCAGATGCTGTCTGA
- the exo1 gene encoding exonuclease 1 isoform X1, giving the protein MGISGLLQFLKDAAEPVNIKKYKGQTVAVDTYCWLHKGAFSCAEKLAKGEPTDQYVWYCMKFVDMLLNFSVKPILVFDGRNLPSKQEVEKTRRERREANLQKGRQLLREGKLSEARDCFGRCINITPAMAHNLIKAARQRGVDCIVAPYEADAQLAYLTKTGFAQAVITEDSDLLAFGCKTVILKMDKHGNGIEIDQRNLGRCRSLGNVFTEEKFRHMCVLAGCDYLPSLHGIGLGKACKLLRLATDPDILKVIRKMGQYLKMNVVVPEEYVEGFVRANNTFLYQLVFDPAMRKVVPLNPYPQRIDPDSLNYAGINLGDDKGLDMALGNIDINTMERIDDFSPDGPRPQACKARSNSWSSCPAAAGLSIWSKSFTPGSAAPPCPAVSAEKPPSTRGQERVISLDHLRLQHREQPLKRLREDSCVSDQDVLRQYSSSGLKRSKLEQRQDKPTSSSQPPPRNCFAFTTLLQRRNHESQDDGRQATHSRFFSKSSSTITESTEESAGDPERTVGDPSQDQSSLGERDSPDVPPVGTPSPPTSPANTPPTSSSEGPKLFRCSGSASSSAGLCRVAKTPSGLLALQQFHYKRETSSALQTSCQLSGGSSSPERKSENEEPPPDFPPSQDSAYFSQSLSTSFHKEDVLPFSCSFSSQEETMNSSTDSEPVTESPASFTETCRKPGMLGSKVSGLSKPKSGMRNQAANVSTLGPARASGLRKKAAGSGKKCSSANNENNPGVQATISSLWNNFSYKKETVKVSSSKKGEPMSPVKDNLLLPQPT; this is encoded by the exons ATGGGAATATCTGGACTGTTGCAGTTCCTCAAGGATGCAGCAGAGCCCgtcaacattaaaaaatataaaggcCAGACAGTGGCTGTGGACACGTACTGCTGGCTGCATAAAGGAGCTTTTTCCTGTGCTGAGAAGCTTGCTAAAGGGGAACCGACTGATCA ATATGTGTGGTACTGCATGAAGTTTGTGGATATGCTGTTGAATTTCTCAGTTAAACCCATCCTGGTGTTTGATGGACGCAATCTGCCTtctaaacaggaagtggaaaagaCTCGCAGAGA GCGCAGGGAAGCCAACCTTCAAAAAGGACGACAGCTGCTGCGTGAAGGTAAACTGTCAGAGGCCAGAGACTGCTTCGGACGTTGCATTAACATCACCCCCGCCATGGCTCATAACCTTATTAAG GCTGCAAGGCAGAGGGGGGTGGACTGCATTGTGGCCCCTTATGAAGCCGATGCTCAGCTAGCCTATCTGACTAAAACTGGGTTCGCTCAGGCTGTCATCACTGAGGACTCTGACCTGCTGGCATTTGGCTGCAAAACC GTAATTCTCAAAATGGACAAGCATGGCAACGGAATAGAGATAGATCAGAGGAACTTGGGCCGCTGTCGCTCCCTGGGGAACGTTTTCACCGAGGAGAAGTTTCGCCATATGTGCGTCCTCGCTGGCTGTGATTACCTACCCTCCCTGCATGGAATCGGCCTCGGAAAGGCCTGCAAGCTGCTCCGGCTTGCCACAGACCCTGACATTCTGAAG GTGATCAGAAAGATGGGCCAGTACCTGAAAATGAACGTGGTCGTTCCTGAGGAGTACGTTGAGGGATTCGTCAGAGCCAATAACACCTTCCTCTACCAGCTGGTGTTTGATCCTGCCATGAGGAAGGTGGTGCCCCTTAATCCTTACCCTCAACGCATCGACCCAGACTCCCTCAACTACGCTGGAAT AAATCTAGGAGATGACAAAGGCTTGGATATGGCCTTGGGAAACATTGACATCAACACCATGGAGAGGATAGATGACTTCAGTCCAGACGGCCCCCGTCCACAG GCGTGCAAAGCTCGCAGCAACAGCTGGAGCAGCTGCCCGGCTGCAGCAGGACTCAGCATCTGGAGCAAGAGCTTCACGCcaggttctgctgctcctcccTGCCCTGCCGTTTCTGCAGAGAAGCCAccctccaccagggggcaggAGAGAGTCATCAGCCTGGACCACCTGAGGCTGCAACACAGAGAGCAGCCGCTGAAGAGGCTGAGAGAAG ATTCTTGTGTATCGGATCAAGACGTATTGCGGCAGTATTCCAGTTCAGGGCTGAAACGCTCCAAGTTAGAGCAGCGACAAGACAAGCCGACCTCCAGCAGCCAGCCTCCGCCACGGAACTGCTTCGCCTTCACCACCCTGCTGCAGCGGAGAAACCACGAGTCTCAGGACGATGGCAGGCAGGCCACCCACAGCAG ATTCTTCAGCAAATCAAGTTCAACAATTACTGAGAGCACCGAGGAGTCTGCTGGGGACCCAGAGCGGACGGTCGGGGACCCTTCTCAGGACCAGTCTTCACTCGGTGAAAGGGACAGTCCTGATGTTCCACCTGTAGGGACCCCCAGCCCTCCTACGTCCCCTGCCAACACCCCCCCCACCTCATCCAGTGAGGGCccgaagctgttccggtgctcAGGCTCCGCCTCCTCCAGTGCTGGGCTCTGCAGAGTGGCGAAGACCCCCTCAGGCCTGCTCGCCCTGCAGCAGTTCCACTACAAAAGAGAGACTTCCTCAGCTCTTCAGACATCTTGTCAGCTTTCTGGAGGCTCTTCTTCCCCTGAGAGGAAATCTGAGAACGAGGAGCCTCCCCCAGATTTTCCCCCCTCCCAGGACAGTGCTTACTTTTCCCAGTCCCTGTCCACTTCCTTTCACAAAGAGGACGTCCTCCCCTTCAGCTGCTCCTTCTCCTCCCAGGAGGAGACT ATGAATTCAAGCACTGATTCAGAACCAGTGACAGAAAGCCCCGCTTCCTTCACAGAGACCTGTAGGAAACCTGGCATGCTGGGGTCAAAG GTTTCCGGACTGTCCAAGCCGAAATCCGGCATGCGGAATCAGGCGGCGAACGTGTCGACGTTGGGCCCAGCCAGAGCCAGCGGTCTGAGGAAGAAGGCTGCAGGTTCTGGGAAGAAATGTTCCTCAGCCAATAACGAGAACAACCCTGGAGTGCAGGCCACCATAAGCAGCCTCTGGAACAACTTTAGCTATAAAAA ggaAACTGTGAAGGTCAGCTCCTCTAAGAAAGGAGAGCCGATGTCTCCAGTGAAAGACAACCTGCTGCTTCCTCAGCCTACATGa
- the exo1 gene encoding exonuclease 1 isoform X2: protein MDAICLLNRKWKRLAESAGKPTFKKDDSCCVKAARQRGVDCIVAPYEADAQLAYLTKTGFAQAVITEDSDLLAFGCKTVILKMDKHGNGIEIDQRNLGRCRSLGNVFTEEKFRHMCVLAGCDYLPSLHGIGLGKACKLLRLATDPDILKVIRKMGQYLKMNVVVPEEYVEGFVRANNTFLYQLVFDPAMRKVVPLNPYPQRIDPDSLNYAGINLGDDKGLDMALGNIDINTMERIDDFSPDGPRPQACKARSNSWSSCPAAAGLSIWSKSFTPGSAAPPCPAVSAEKPPSTRGQERVISLDHLRLQHREQPLKRLREDSCVSDQDVLRQYSSSGLKRSKLEQRQDKPTSSSQPPPRNCFAFTTLLQRRNHESQDDGRQATHSRFFSKSSSTITESTEESAGDPERTVGDPSQDQSSLGERDSPDVPPVGTPSPPTSPANTPPTSSSEGPKLFRCSGSASSSAGLCRVAKTPSGLLALQQFHYKRETSSALQTSCQLSGGSSSPERKSENEEPPPDFPPSQDSAYFSQSLSTSFHKEDVLPFSCSFSSQEETMNSSTDSEPVTESPASFTETCRKPGMLGSKVSGLSKPKSGMRNQAANVSTLGPARASGLRKKAAGSGKKCSSANNENNPGVQATISSLWNNFSYKKETVKVSSSKKGEPMSPVKDNLLLPQPT from the exons ATGGACGCAATCTGCCTtctaaacaggaagtggaaaagaCTCGCAGAGA GCGCAGGGAAGCCAACCTTCAAAAAGGACGACAGCTGCTGCGTGAAG GCTGCAAGGCAGAGGGGGGTGGACTGCATTGTGGCCCCTTATGAAGCCGATGCTCAGCTAGCCTATCTGACTAAAACTGGGTTCGCTCAGGCTGTCATCACTGAGGACTCTGACCTGCTGGCATTTGGCTGCAAAACC GTAATTCTCAAAATGGACAAGCATGGCAACGGAATAGAGATAGATCAGAGGAACTTGGGCCGCTGTCGCTCCCTGGGGAACGTTTTCACCGAGGAGAAGTTTCGCCATATGTGCGTCCTCGCTGGCTGTGATTACCTACCCTCCCTGCATGGAATCGGCCTCGGAAAGGCCTGCAAGCTGCTCCGGCTTGCCACAGACCCTGACATTCTGAAG GTGATCAGAAAGATGGGCCAGTACCTGAAAATGAACGTGGTCGTTCCTGAGGAGTACGTTGAGGGATTCGTCAGAGCCAATAACACCTTCCTCTACCAGCTGGTGTTTGATCCTGCCATGAGGAAGGTGGTGCCCCTTAATCCTTACCCTCAACGCATCGACCCAGACTCCCTCAACTACGCTGGAAT AAATCTAGGAGATGACAAAGGCTTGGATATGGCCTTGGGAAACATTGACATCAACACCATGGAGAGGATAGATGACTTCAGTCCAGACGGCCCCCGTCCACAG GCGTGCAAAGCTCGCAGCAACAGCTGGAGCAGCTGCCCGGCTGCAGCAGGACTCAGCATCTGGAGCAAGAGCTTCACGCcaggttctgctgctcctcccTGCCCTGCCGTTTCTGCAGAGAAGCCAccctccaccagggggcaggAGAGAGTCATCAGCCTGGACCACCTGAGGCTGCAACACAGAGAGCAGCCGCTGAAGAGGCTGAGAGAAG ATTCTTGTGTATCGGATCAAGACGTATTGCGGCAGTATTCCAGTTCAGGGCTGAAACGCTCCAAGTTAGAGCAGCGACAAGACAAGCCGACCTCCAGCAGCCAGCCTCCGCCACGGAACTGCTTCGCCTTCACCACCCTGCTGCAGCGGAGAAACCACGAGTCTCAGGACGATGGCAGGCAGGCCACCCACAGCAG ATTCTTCAGCAAATCAAGTTCAACAATTACTGAGAGCACCGAGGAGTCTGCTGGGGACCCAGAGCGGACGGTCGGGGACCCTTCTCAGGACCAGTCTTCACTCGGTGAAAGGGACAGTCCTGATGTTCCACCTGTAGGGACCCCCAGCCCTCCTACGTCCCCTGCCAACACCCCCCCCACCTCATCCAGTGAGGGCccgaagctgttccggtgctcAGGCTCCGCCTCCTCCAGTGCTGGGCTCTGCAGAGTGGCGAAGACCCCCTCAGGCCTGCTCGCCCTGCAGCAGTTCCACTACAAAAGAGAGACTTCCTCAGCTCTTCAGACATCTTGTCAGCTTTCTGGAGGCTCTTCTTCCCCTGAGAGGAAATCTGAGAACGAGGAGCCTCCCCCAGATTTTCCCCCCTCCCAGGACAGTGCTTACTTTTCCCAGTCCCTGTCCACTTCCTTTCACAAAGAGGACGTCCTCCCCTTCAGCTGCTCCTTCTCCTCCCAGGAGGAGACT ATGAATTCAAGCACTGATTCAGAACCAGTGACAGAAAGCCCCGCTTCCTTCACAGAGACCTGTAGGAAACCTGGCATGCTGGGGTCAAAG GTTTCCGGACTGTCCAAGCCGAAATCCGGCATGCGGAATCAGGCGGCGAACGTGTCGACGTTGGGCCCAGCCAGAGCCAGCGGTCTGAGGAAGAAGGCTGCAGGTTCTGGGAAGAAATGTTCCTCAGCCAATAACGAGAACAACCCTGGAGTGCAGGCCACCATAAGCAGCCTCTGGAACAACTTTAGCTATAAAAA ggaAACTGTGAAGGTCAGCTCCTCTAAGAAAGGAGAGCCGATGTCTCCAGTGAAAGACAACCTGCTGCTTCCTCAGCCTACATGa